A window from Micromonospora profundi encodes these proteins:
- a CDS encoding GNAT family N-acetyltransferase: protein MTLPAGWTARRPTLDDVPAILTVVHAADTFAIGHPDFDAEDVEASLTAPYVDPTRDSWLAVDPDGTVVGWATVDNPTGVGREFVEVYVDPDRAGIVRAPLLARQLDRVAERAAERGLPALTVRCAVFAPERDWERTLRDSGFTLAKRYVRMNRSLADLPAEPPLPAGVTVRPVRPDDEAELREFHRVHDTAFGDTPDHEPLSYERWRARIGDVTAWDEWFVAEVDGVLAGALQSSDQGLDQQEGFVRSLSVLPAYRRRGVGAALLRRAFARYAEKGRLSVGLGVDLTNPTAPVSLYRSVELRETWWSDMYELVVPAAGV from the coding sequence GTGACGCTTCCCGCTGGCTGGACCGCGCGCCGGCCCACCCTCGACGACGTACCGGCGATCCTCACGGTCGTGCACGCGGCCGACACCTTCGCCATCGGCCATCCCGACTTCGACGCCGAGGACGTGGAGGCGTCGCTGACCGCCCCCTATGTCGATCCGACCCGCGACTCCTGGCTGGCCGTGGATCCGGACGGCACAGTGGTCGGCTGGGCGACGGTGGACAATCCGACAGGGGTCGGCCGGGAATTCGTGGAGGTCTACGTCGACCCGGACCGGGCGGGCATCGTCCGCGCGCCGCTGCTGGCCCGACAACTCGACCGGGTCGCCGAGCGCGCCGCCGAGCGAGGGCTGCCGGCGCTCACCGTCCGGTGCGCGGTCTTCGCACCCGAGCGCGACTGGGAACGGACACTGCGCGATAGCGGGTTCACCCTCGCCAAGCGGTACGTCCGGATGAACCGCTCGTTGGCCGACCTGCCGGCCGAGCCGCCTCTGCCGGCCGGGGTGACAGTGCGCCCGGTCCGACCCGACGACGAGGCCGAGTTGCGGGAGTTCCACAGGGTCCACGACACCGCCTTCGGCGACACCCCGGATCACGAGCCGTTGTCGTACGAGCGGTGGAGGGCCCGCATCGGCGACGTGACGGCCTGGGACGAGTGGTTCGTCGCCGAGGTGGACGGGGTGCTCGCCGGCGCGTTGCAGTCCTCCGACCAGGGGCTCGACCAGCAGGAGGGCTTCGTGCGGAGCCTGTCGGTGCTGCCCGCGTACCGTCGGCGTGGGGTGGGTGCGGCGTTGCTGCGCCGCGCGTTCGCCCGCTACGCCGAGAAGGGCCGGCTCTCCGTCGGCCTGGGTGTGGACCTCACCAACCCGACCGCCCCGGTGTCGCTCTACCGCTCGGTCGAGCTGCGGGAGACCTGGTGGAGCGACATGTACGAGCTTGTGGTCCCTGCCGCCGGTGTGTGA
- a CDS encoding type II toxin-antitoxin system Phd/YefM family antitoxin has translation MSGEAVHYNMHDAKTHLSRIIERVERGEEIIIDRAGTPVAKVVPLVRRANRTAVGSLAGQVDLSGDRDSSETNAEIAADFTR, from the coding sequence ATGTCGGGTGAGGCCGTGCACTACAACATGCACGACGCCAAGACCCACCTGTCGCGCATCATCGAACGGGTCGAACGCGGCGAGGAGATCATCATCGACCGGGCGGGCACCCCGGTGGCGAAGGTCGTGCCGCTGGTGCGGCGCGCCAACCGCACTGCGGTCGGCTCCCTCGCTGGGCAGGTGGATCTCTCGGGCGACCGGGATTCATCCGAGACCAACGCTGAGATCGCCGCAGACTTCACCCGGTGA
- a CDS encoding SCO6745 family protein, whose amino-acid sequence MTPEQLAAASKPVVLDLGDAFSRCPSTLRRARLLGISGWAFYISGRAGALGDVRAETAAAAIGFVAPDAVADGWDAAARVLPPADVAAASLAECCRWGTERLGALPGAERLAGLVEQAVVAANASGMPLFAAWRAMPLPDLSPGARSAAGLRVLREHFTGAYLLAVRAAGMTPLEAVLAGPEGVAGAVACGWPQPYPPIGPLVRRRLWAEAVTNRLAAPAFAALGPGDGAELVELLHHTRSALA is encoded by the coding sequence ATGACGCCGGAGCAGCTCGCCGCCGCCAGCAAACCCGTCGTCCTCGATCTCGGTGACGCGTTCAGCAGATGCCCGAGCACGCTTCGCCGGGCCCGGCTGCTCGGCATCTCCGGCTGGGCGTTCTACATCAGCGGCCGGGCCGGAGCGCTCGGCGACGTACGCGCGGAGACAGCCGCCGCCGCCATCGGCTTCGTCGCCCCGGACGCGGTCGCCGACGGGTGGGACGCGGCGGCCCGGGTCCTCCCGCCGGCCGACGTGGCCGCCGCCAGCCTCGCCGAGTGCTGCCGGTGGGGGACGGAACGGTTGGGCGCGCTGCCGGGAGCCGAGCGGCTGGCCGGGCTCGTCGAGCAGGCGGTGGTCGCCGCGAACGCCAGTGGGATGCCGCTCTTCGCCGCCTGGCGGGCCATGCCGCTGCCCGACCTCTCTCCGGGAGCCCGGAGCGCCGCCGGGCTGCGCGTGCTCCGCGAACACTTCACCGGCGCGTACCTGCTGGCGGTGCGCGCCGCCGGCATGACGCCGCTGGAGGCGGTGCTGGCCGGGCCGGAGGGGGTGGCCGGCGCGGTGGCGTGCGGCTGGCCACAGCCGTACCCGCCGATCGGGCCGCTTGTGCGTCGGCGGCTCTGGGCGGAGGCGGTGACGAACCGGTTGGCCGCGCCCGCGTTCGCGGCACTCGGCCCCGGCGACGGCGCCGAACTTGTGGAGTTGCTGCACCACACCCGCTCCGCCCTCGCCTGA
- a CDS encoding MBL fold metallo-hydrolase, with protein MRLTKYAHSCLRVEHDGGVLVVDPGVFSDPQALEGADAVLITHEHPDHMDLAALRLHLDRRPVPIHGPASLAGTLGDAAEALSPVAPGESFTAAGVPIRAYGGRHAVIHPDIPVIDNIGYLINDVVYHPGDSLVVPEETPVDTLFAPIHAPWSKFSEVVDFIRAVAPRRAYALHDALLNDNGLTVLNRQYSALSGTEYQRLEPGSRVDV; from the coding sequence ATGCGGCTCACCAAGTACGCGCACTCCTGCCTCCGGGTGGAACACGACGGGGGAGTGCTCGTTGTGGACCCTGGGGTGTTCAGTGACCCCCAGGCGTTGGAGGGCGCGGATGCGGTGCTGATCACCCATGAACACCCGGACCACATGGACCTGGCAGCACTGCGTCTGCACCTCGACAGGCGGCCGGTGCCGATTCACGGGCCGGCCTCGCTCGCCGGCACCCTTGGCGACGCGGCCGAGGCGCTGAGCCCTGTCGCTCCCGGTGAGTCGTTCACCGCCGCCGGGGTCCCGATCCGCGCATACGGCGGGCGGCACGCGGTGATCCACCCGGACATCCCGGTGATCGACAACATCGGCTACCTGATCAACGACGTCGTCTACCACCCCGGCGACTCCCTCGTGGTGCCGGAGGAGACGCCTGTCGACACGCTGTTCGCGCCGATCCACGCCCCCTGGTCGAAGTTCTCCGAGGTCGTCGACTTCATCCGGGCGGTCGCCCCGCGCCGCGCGTACGCCCTGCACGACGCCCTGCTCAACGACAACGGGCTGACTGTGCTCAACCGGCAGTACTCGGCCCTGTCCGGCACCGAGTACCAACGTCTGGAGCCCGGTAGCCGGGTGGACGTCTGA
- a CDS encoding DUF4349 domain-containing protein, which translates to MTTMGAGMDGQAGRRRGALLTAMALTATLAMAGCGADDSGARDSAASAPERAVAEGGAADKNSGTDAEGAAGAGAPDLRVDQRAIIYTGAMRVQVTDVDAAAREVTAVVTRAGGFIGGDVRRSADADAEAELQLRVPAAKFSGVVEEIAKLGRQQSRDINTRDVTEETVDLEARIISQRARVDSARRLLARATSIADLVSLENELGRREADLASLEAKKRRLADLTALSTITVSLAGPAAKTSDEKAETGFLVGLKGGWKAFVASMTVLLTVLGALLPWLVALGVPLVVLLLVLRRRRKTPALTAPVSGPPPVPAARSAP; encoded by the coding sequence CTGACAACGATGGGAGCGGGGATGGACGGACAGGCAGGACGGCGTCGCGGCGCACTACTGACGGCGATGGCACTCACGGCGACACTGGCCATGGCGGGGTGCGGTGCCGACGACAGCGGCGCGCGGGACTCGGCGGCCTCGGCGCCAGAGCGGGCCGTCGCGGAGGGCGGAGCGGCGGACAAGAACAGCGGCACCGACGCGGAGGGGGCGGCCGGGGCCGGCGCTCCGGACCTACGGGTCGACCAGCGAGCGATCATCTACACCGGAGCGATGCGGGTGCAGGTGACCGATGTGGACGCGGCTGCCCGCGAGGTCACCGCCGTGGTCACCAGGGCCGGCGGCTTCATCGGCGGGGACGTGCGGCGTAGCGCCGATGCGGACGCCGAGGCGGAGTTGCAACTGCGGGTGCCGGCGGCGAAGTTCTCCGGGGTGGTGGAGGAGATCGCGAAGCTCGGCCGGCAGCAGAGCCGGGACATCAACACTCGCGACGTCACCGAGGAGACCGTCGACCTGGAGGCCCGGATCATCAGTCAGCGGGCGCGTGTGGACAGCGCGCGCCGGCTGCTGGCCCGGGCCACCTCGATCGCCGACCTGGTGTCGCTGGAGAACGAGTTGGGTCGTCGGGAGGCGGACCTGGCCTCGCTGGAGGCCAAGAAGCGGCGGCTGGCCGACCTGACGGCTCTCTCCACGATCACCGTCTCGCTTGCCGGGCCGGCGGCGAAGACAAGCGACGAGAAGGCCGAGACCGGCTTCCTGGTCGGCTTGAAGGGCGGCTGGAAGGCGTTCGTCGCCTCGATGACCGTCCTGCTCACCGTGCTGGGGGCGTTGCTGCCGTGGCTGGTGGCGCTCGGCGTACCGCTTGTGGTGTTGCTGCTGGTGCTGCGCAGGCGGCGGAAGACCCCGGCGCTCACTGCACCGGTCAGCGGGCCGCCGCCAGTGCCCGCAGCGCGGTCTGCACCATGA
- a CDS encoding amidohydrolase, producing MTSALTLPNGGQLASSWTDAPPGSQPLPRDLEHLLALRVPGLIATRRHIHSHPELSGTEFETAALIARELSLAGLQPRLLPKGNGVICDINGRPDGPVVALRADIDALPLHDTKDVPYRSTVEGVCHACGHDVHTTIMLGVGMLLAQLADLGELDGRVRLIFQPAEEILPCGSLEVIEADGLDDVVQIFALHCDPNLPVGQIGLRVGPITAAADNVTVRLTGPGGHTARPHLTVDLVDALGRLITEVPALVSRRVPANSGLLLVFGHASAGTRYNVIPSEASASGTLRVMDRDTWEQAPKIVAQVVRDVIAPTGATVDLEYLRGRPPVSNDSRAIQVLTAATTAALGPEGVAETPQSMGGEDFSWYLEYVPGALARLGVGRSGPNVDLHRASFDVDERAIPAGVRVMVQTALRALAAAR from the coding sequence GTGACGAGTGCGTTGACGCTGCCCAATGGCGGCCAGCTGGCGTCGTCCTGGACGGACGCGCCGCCCGGTTCCCAGCCGCTGCCCCGCGACCTGGAGCACCTCCTCGCGCTCCGGGTACCCGGGCTGATCGCCACGCGCCGTCACATCCACTCGCACCCCGAGCTCTCCGGCACCGAGTTCGAGACGGCCGCCCTGATCGCGCGGGAGCTGTCGCTGGCCGGCCTGCAACCCCGGCTGCTGCCCAAGGGCAACGGGGTGATCTGCGACATCAACGGCCGCCCGGACGGGCCTGTCGTCGCGCTGCGCGCCGACATCGACGCCCTGCCGCTGCACGACACCAAGGACGTGCCCTACCGCTCCACGGTGGAGGGCGTCTGCCACGCCTGCGGCCACGACGTCCACACCACGATCATGCTCGGCGTCGGCATGCTGCTGGCCCAGCTCGCCGACCTCGGAGAGCTGGACGGCCGGGTCCGGCTCATCTTCCAGCCCGCGGAGGAGATCCTGCCGTGCGGCTCGCTTGAGGTCATCGAGGCCGACGGTCTGGACGACGTCGTGCAGATCTTCGCGCTGCACTGCGACCCGAACCTGCCGGTGGGCCAGATCGGCCTGCGCGTCGGCCCGATCACCGCGGCGGCCGACAACGTCACAGTCCGGCTCACCGGGCCGGGAGGGCACACCGCCCGCCCGCACCTGACCGTCGACCTGGTCGACGCGCTCGGCCGCCTGATCACCGAGGTGCCCGCCCTGGTCAGCCGCCGGGTGCCGGCAAACAGCGGGCTGCTGTTGGTCTTCGGCCACGCGTCGGCCGGCACCCGTTACAACGTCATCCCCTCCGAGGCGTCCGCCTCGGGCACCCTGCGGGTGATGGACCGGGACACCTGGGAGCAGGCGCCCAAGATCGTGGCTCAGGTGGTGCGGGACGTGATCGCCCCGACCGGTGCCACCGTCGACCTGGAATACCTGCGCGGTCGGCCGCCGGTGAGCAACGACTCCCGGGCCATCCAGGTGCTGACCGCCGCCACCACCGCCGCGCTCGGCCCGGAAGGCGTTGCCGAAACCCCGCAGAGCATGGGCGGCGAGGACTTCTCCTGGTATCTGGAGTACGTCCCCGGCGCCCTCGCCCGCCTCGGCGTGGGCCGTTCCGGCCCCAACGTCGACCTGCACCGCGCGTCCTTCGACGTGGACGAGCGGGCCATCCCGGCCGGCGTACGCGTCATGGTGCAGACCGCGCTGCGGGCACTGGCGGCGGCCCGCTGA
- a CDS encoding acyl-CoA mutase large subunit family protein, which yields MSEWRPSESGFPINAVYTAADLPEDLDSRLGGPGEFPYTRGVYPTMYTSRPWTMRQYAGFGTATESNARYHQLLRAGTMGLSVAFDLPTQMGYDSDDPIAHGEVGKVGVAIDSIEDMRLLFADIPLDKVSTSMTINAPGSVLLLLYQLVAEENGVPGAALNGTIQNDILKEYIARGTYIFPPKPSLRLVADTFAYCRKEVPKWNTISISGYHMAEAGATPAQEIAFTLANGVEYVRAALAAGLAVDDFAPRLSFFFVARTTLLEEVAKFRAARRIWARLMRDDFGAKDPKSMMLRFHTQTAGVQLTAQQPEVNLVRVAVQGLAAVLGGTQSLHTNSFDEAIALPTEKAARLALRTQQVLAYETDLTATVDPFAGSYVVEAMTAEIEAAAVELMERVADHGSAVDAIEAGFQKREIEQSAYRIAQEIDSSERVVVGLNRFTVDEEEPYEPLRVDPTIEAAQADRLARLRAERDADAVTRALAELRAAAEGSDNVLYPMKEALRARATVGEVCGTLREVWGLYRPSDRF from the coding sequence ATGAGCGAATGGCGGCCAAGCGAGTCCGGGTTTCCGATCAACGCCGTCTACACGGCGGCCGACCTCCCGGAGGACCTGGATTCCCGGCTGGGAGGCCCGGGCGAGTTCCCGTACACAAGGGGGGTCTACCCCACGATGTACACCTCCCGTCCGTGGACCATGCGCCAGTACGCCGGCTTCGGCACCGCCACCGAGTCCAACGCGCGCTACCACCAACTGTTGCGGGCCGGCACGATGGGCCTCTCGGTCGCCTTCGACCTGCCCACGCAGATGGGCTACGACTCGGACGACCCGATCGCGCACGGCGAGGTCGGCAAGGTCGGCGTGGCCATCGACTCCATCGAGGACATGCGGCTGCTCTTCGCCGACATCCCGCTGGACAAGGTCTCCACCTCGATGACCATCAACGCGCCCGGCTCGGTGCTGCTGCTGCTCTACCAGCTCGTCGCCGAGGAGAACGGGGTGCCGGGCGCCGCCCTCAACGGCACCATCCAGAACGACATCCTCAAGGAGTACATCGCCCGGGGGACGTACATCTTCCCGCCGAAGCCGTCGCTGCGCCTGGTGGCCGACACGTTCGCGTACTGCCGCAAGGAGGTGCCGAAGTGGAACACGATCTCCATCTCCGGCTACCACATGGCCGAGGCCGGTGCCACGCCCGCGCAGGAGATCGCGTTCACCCTGGCCAACGGAGTGGAGTACGTGCGGGCGGCGCTGGCCGCGGGGCTCGCCGTCGACGACTTCGCGCCCCGGCTGTCGTTCTTCTTCGTGGCCCGCACGACGCTGCTGGAGGAGGTGGCGAAGTTCCGTGCCGCCCGGCGGATCTGGGCCCGGCTGATGCGTGACGACTTCGGCGCCAAGGATCCGAAGTCGATGATGCTGCGCTTCCACACGCAGACCGCGGGCGTGCAGCTCACCGCCCAGCAGCCGGAGGTGAACCTGGTTCGGGTGGCGGTGCAGGGGTTGGCCGCTGTGCTCGGCGGCACCCAGTCGCTGCACACGAACAGCTTCGACGAGGCGATCGCGCTGCCCACCGAGAAGGCTGCCCGGCTCGCGCTGCGCACTCAGCAGGTGCTGGCGTACGAGACGGACCTGACGGCCACCGTCGACCCGTTCGCCGGCTCGTACGTGGTGGAGGCGATGACTGCCGAGATCGAGGCCGCCGCAGTCGAACTGATGGAGCGGGTCGCCGACCACGGTTCGGCAGTGGACGCCATCGAGGCCGGGTTCCAGAAGCGGGAGATCGAGCAGTCCGCGTACCGGATCGCCCAGGAGATCGATTCCAGCGAGCGCGTGGTGGTGGGGCTCAACCGGTTCACGGTGGACGAGGAGGAGCCGTACGAGCCGCTGCGGGTCGACCCGACGATCGAGGCGGCGCAGGCCGACCGGCTGGCCCGGTTGCGCGCCGAGCGGGACGCCGACGCGGTGACCCGTGCCCTCGCCGAGCTGCGGGCCGCCGCCGAGGGGTCCGACAACGTGCTCTACCCGATGAAGGAGGCGCTGCGGGCCCGGGCCACGGTGGGCGAGGTCTGCGGAACGCTGCGCGAGGTGTGGGGGCTGTACCGGCCCAGCGACCGGTTCTGA
- a CDS encoding serine/threonine-protein kinase yields the protein MTQIPTWSGGQVSPASGRAAPGTTIGDRYSLRSAVGNGGMGTVWRATDTLLRRDVAVKEVVLPPGLAPSDRDAMYERTLREARAAAAIQHPAVVQVYDVVTEAGRPWIVMELLDARSLADMVIEDGPVAPRAVAKIGIALLGALEVAHAIGVLHRDVKPANVLICTDGRCVLTDFGVARMPTDVQLTTPGMVLGSPHFISPERAMGQEFGPPSDLFSLGVTLYTAVEGRPPFDKGDPIETMHAVVEDPPAPPQRSGPLTRVLMGLLEKDPARRLDVHTSRAMLRELLAGPLGSTATAVHSVTDPYAVVPVQQRPAPIALPAAQESKPDKQIGGRAMLAPNESLTDRLASLRKGERPQPAAASAAAGLDETSADALAGPLHTPTGAMPSAGRPAGGRTYGGNADATQRVDAGAHPDATQRVTYGSRADATQQVPYGGSEATQRVGGTYGGGNQWSVPGTGQPWTTPSTAPSGGALDKVRATGGQLVGTVKGWPRKVQLAAAGGLALVLLLSVLVFSGGDDPAPTAPQAQPTPSAAAGPSVEMQEHVARGIQVMVPKGWKKATGGSYTDYIDPEDSGRKVRIITEKWSSSSTRWAETAENGLKTRSTSCVKPYNQIASTETELASKPAAEFEYTCGEGDAMRHGIWRGVAQDGKAYSFYLTSTDTKFAESKPIFDEMVRTFQLTGDG from the coding sequence GTGACTCAGATCCCGACGTGGAGCGGCGGACAGGTAAGTCCCGCCAGCGGACGAGCGGCGCCCGGCACCACCATCGGTGACCGGTACTCGCTGCGGTCCGCGGTGGGCAACGGCGGCATGGGCACGGTGTGGCGCGCCACAGACACCCTGCTGCGCCGCGACGTGGCGGTGAAGGAGGTGGTCCTTCCCCCGGGCCTTGCCCCCAGCGACCGCGACGCCATGTACGAACGCACACTGCGCGAGGCCCGCGCCGCCGCAGCCATCCAGCACCCCGCCGTGGTGCAGGTGTACGACGTGGTCACCGAGGCCGGTCGCCCGTGGATCGTGATGGAGCTGCTGGACGCCCGCAGCCTCGCCGACATGGTCATCGAGGACGGGCCGGTGGCACCCCGCGCGGTCGCCAAGATCGGCATCGCGCTGCTCGGCGCGTTGGAGGTCGCGCACGCCATCGGTGTGCTGCACCGCGACGTCAAGCCCGCCAACGTGCTGATCTGCACCGACGGGCGCTGCGTGCTCACCGACTTCGGTGTCGCCCGGATGCCCACCGACGTGCAGCTCACCACCCCCGGCATGGTGCTCGGCTCGCCGCACTTCATCTCGCCCGAGCGGGCCATGGGTCAGGAGTTCGGCCCGCCGAGCGACCTGTTCTCGCTGGGCGTGACGCTCTACACCGCCGTCGAGGGGCGCCCCCCGTTCGACAAGGGTGACCCGATCGAGACCATGCACGCGGTTGTCGAGGACCCGCCGGCCCCGCCGCAGCGCAGCGGCCCGCTGACCCGGGTGCTGATGGGCCTCCTGGAGAAGGACCCGGCCCGGCGGCTGGACGTGCACACCTCCCGGGCGATGCTGCGCGAACTGCTCGCCGGCCCGCTGGGCAGCACCGCCACCGCCGTGCACTCGGTCACCGACCCGTACGCCGTGGTGCCGGTGCAGCAGCGCCCCGCGCCGATCGCCCTGCCCGCCGCGCAGGAGTCGAAGCCGGACAAGCAGATCGGCGGCCGGGCCATGCTCGCCCCGAACGAGTCGCTCACCGACCGGCTGGCCTCGCTGCGCAAGGGCGAACGCCCCCAGCCGGCCGCCGCCTCCGCCGCCGCCGGGCTCGACGAGACGAGCGCCGACGCGCTCGCCGGCCCGCTGCACACGCCCACCGGCGCGATGCCCTCCGCCGGCCGTCCCGCAGGTGGTCGCACCTACGGCGGCAACGCCGACGCCACCCAGCGGGTGGACGCGGGCGCACACCCGGACGCCACCCAGCGGGTCACCTACGGCAGCCGAGCCGATGCCACCCAGCAGGTCCCGTACGGCGGGTCGGAGGCCACCCAGCGCGTCGGCGGCACCTACGGCGGCGGCAACCAGTGGTCGGTGCCCGGCACCGGTCAGCCCTGGACGACGCCGTCCACCGCGCCGAGCGGCGGCGCTCTCGACAAGGTCCGCGCCACAGGTGGTCAACTGGTCGGCACCGTCAAGGGTTGGCCACGCAAGGTGCAGCTCGCCGCGGCCGGCGGGCTGGCACTGGTGCTGCTGCTCAGCGTGCTGGTGTTCTCCGGCGGCGACGACCCCGCACCGACAGCCCCGCAGGCGCAGCCCACCCCGTCGGCTGCGGCCGGTCCCAGTGTCGAGATGCAGGAGCACGTCGCGCGGGGCATCCAGGTCATGGTGCCCAAGGGCTGGAAGAAGGCCACCGGCGGCTCGTACACCGACTACATCGACCCGGAGGACAGCGGCCGCAAGGTGCGGATCATCACCGAGAAGTGGTCCAGCAGCTCCACCCGGTGGGCCGAGACGGCCGAGAACGGCCTCAAGACCAGGAGCACGTCCTGCGTCAAGCCGTACAACCAGATCGCCTCCACCGAGACCGAGCTGGCCAGCAAGCCGGCCGCCGAATTCGAGTACACCTGCGGTGAGGGCGACGCCATGCGGCACGGCATCTGGCGGGGCGTCGCGCAGGACGGCAAGGCGTACTCGTTCTACCTCACCTCGACCGACACCAAGTTCGCCGAGAGCAAGCCGATCTTCGACGAGATGGTGCGGACGTTCCAGCTCACCGGTGACGGCTGA
- a CDS encoding phospho-sugar mutase has protein sequence MAADTPDIDDIREQARRWLADDPDPATRDELTAVIDRLPASAPELADRFAGPLTFGTAGLRGPLRAGPNGMNLAVVTQAAAGLVGWLAAQGGTGPLVIGYDARHGSRQFAERTAQVATGAGRPALLLPRPLPTPVLAYAVRQLGAVAGVMVTASHNPPQDNGYKVYLGAELGGELGAGAQIVPPADAGIEAAIRAVGPLIDVPLGRAGEVLGDDLIAAYVESATAVIDPDGPRDLSVAYTPLHGVGAAVLTAAFVRAGFPVPGVVPDQAEPDPEFPTVSFPNPEEPGAVDRLIALADSTGADLAIANDPDADRCAVVIRDGGQSWRMLRGDEVGVLLADHLMRRGVTGLYATTIVSSSLLRAMCAARGLPYDETLTGFKWIVRAGGGSAPLVFGYEEALGYCVAPAHVRDKDGITAALTVAELAAGLKAQGRTLADRLDELAAEFGVHHTDQLSVRVDDLRVIADAMARIRAATPTVLLGQPVDSVRDLLPESDVVILRTATARVVIRPSGTEPKLKAYLEVVEPVPDGDVTAARARASAAIAQLRAEIAAALGL, from the coding sequence ATGGCGGCGGACACCCCTGACATCGACGACATTCGCGAGCAAGCTCGGCGCTGGCTGGCCGACGACCCCGACCCGGCCACCCGGGACGAGCTGACGGCGGTGATCGACAGGCTGCCGGCGAGCGCCCCCGAGTTGGCCGACCGGTTCGCCGGCCCGCTGACCTTCGGCACCGCGGGTCTGCGCGGCCCGCTCCGGGCCGGCCCGAACGGCATGAACCTCGCCGTGGTCACCCAGGCCGCCGCCGGGCTGGTCGGCTGGCTCGCCGCCCAGGGCGGCACCGGCCCCCTGGTGATCGGGTACGACGCCCGGCACGGTTCCCGGCAGTTCGCCGAGCGCACCGCGCAGGTGGCCACCGGCGCCGGCCGGCCGGCGCTGCTGCTGCCCCGACCGCTGCCCACCCCCGTGCTGGCGTACGCGGTGCGCCAGCTCGGCGCGGTGGCCGGCGTGATGGTCACCGCCAGCCACAACCCGCCGCAGGACAACGGCTACAAGGTCTACCTCGGCGCGGAGCTGGGTGGTGAGCTGGGTGCCGGAGCGCAGATCGTGCCGCCGGCCGACGCCGGCATCGAGGCCGCCATCCGGGCCGTCGGCCCCCTCATCGATGTGCCGCTGGGCCGGGCCGGCGAGGTCCTCGGCGACGACCTGATCGCCGCGTACGTCGAAAGCGCCACAGCGGTCATCGACCCGGACGGGCCACGGGACCTGTCGGTGGCGTACACCCCTCTGCACGGGGTGGGTGCCGCGGTGCTCACGGCGGCGTTCGTCCGGGCCGGTTTTCCGGTCCCCGGTGTGGTCCCCGACCAGGCCGAACCCGACCCGGAGTTCCCGACCGTGTCGTTTCCTAACCCGGAGGAGCCGGGTGCTGTGGACCGACTGATCGCGCTGGCCGACTCGACGGGTGCGGACCTCGCCATCGCCAACGACCCGGACGCGGACCGCTGCGCTGTGGTGATCCGCGACGGCGGGCAGAGCTGGCGGATGCTGCGCGGCGACGAGGTGGGCGTGCTGCTCGCCGACCACCTGATGCGACGCGGCGTGACAGGGCTCTACGCCACCACGATCGTGTCGTCGTCGCTGCTGCGGGCGATGTGCGCGGCCCGTGGCCTGCCCTACGACGAGACCCTTACCGGTTTCAAGTGGATCGTCCGCGCGGGTGGCGGAAGCGCGCCACTGGTCTTCGGCTACGAGGAGGCGCTGGGCTACTGCGTCGCCCCCGCGCACGTCCGGGACAAGGACGGCATCACTGCCGCGCTGACCGTGGCCGAGCTGGCCGCCGGGCTCAAGGCGCAGGGCCGTACGCTCGCCGACCGGCTGGACGAGTTGGCCGCCGAGTTCGGTGTGCACCACACCGACCAGCTCTCCGTACGGGTGGACGACCTGCGGGTGATCGCCGACGCGATGGCCCGAATCCGGGCAGCCACCCCCACAGTCCTGCTGGGTCAGCCCGTCGACAGCGTCCGGGACCTGCTTCCGGAGTCGGACGTGGTGATCCTGCGCACCGCCACCGCGCGGGTGGTGATCCGCCCCTCCGGAACCGAGCCGAAGCTCAAGGCGTACCTGGAGGTGGTGGAGCCGGTGCCGGACGGCGACGTCACCGCCGCACGCGCCCGCGCCAGCGCGGCGATCGCGCAGCTCCGAGCCGAGATCGCAGCCGCCCTCGGCCTCTAG
- a CDS encoding GOLPH3/VPS74 family protein: protein MTGVALAEELLLLAYDDTTGKATMPRISLDLGMAAAVLIELALAGRLAYADGALTVVDPTPTGEPVTDEVLGRIAADTPHTPASWVQRLRHGLRDRILGDLCRQGVVRDVDETELGFIHVHRYPVVDASVEADTRQRLTEALTGSVAPDERTAALATLVVVLRMESALGMSGDAAADARRRLEEIATGAGFSGEVSIDDSVVRPSVGLVVAALGRAVDQALGPRR, encoded by the coding sequence ATGACAGGTGTTGCGCTCGCCGAGGAGTTGCTGCTACTCGCCTACGACGACACGACCGGCAAGGCGACGATGCCGCGGATCAGCCTGGACCTGGGCATGGCCGCTGCGGTCCTCATCGAGTTGGCCCTGGCGGGCCGGCTCGCGTACGCCGACGGGGCACTGACGGTCGTCGACCCGACGCCCACCGGCGAGCCGGTCACCGACGAGGTGCTGGGCCGGATCGCCGCCGACACCCCGCACACCCCGGCCTCCTGGGTGCAGCGCCTGCGGCACGGCCTGCGCGACCGGATCCTCGGTGACCTGTGCCGGCAGGGCGTGGTGCGGGACGTCGACGAGACCGAGCTGGGCTTCATCCACGTCCACCGCTACCCAGTGGTGGACGCCTCCGTCGAGGCCGACACCCGGCAGCGGCTGACCGAGGCGCTGACCGGCTCGGTGGCACCCGACGAGCGGACAGCCGCACTGGCAACCCTGGTCGTGGTGCTGCGGATGGAGTCGGCGCTCGGCATGAGCGGCGACGCCGCCGCCGACGCCCGCCGGCGGCTGGAGGAGATCGCCACCGGCGCCGGCTTCTCCGGCGAGGTGAGCATCGACGACTCGGTGGTCCGCCCGTCGGTGGGCCTGGTCGTGGCAGCCCTGGGTCGGGCCGTCGACCAGGCGCTCGGTCCGCGCCGCTGA